One window of Candidatus Phytoplasma solani genomic DNA carries:
- the metG gene encoding methionine--tRNA ligase → MQSKTKFYLSTSIAYTSGIPHVGNVYEVILADAIARFKRLDGYDVFFQTGTDEHGQKIEQKASLQAIPPQLYVNHVSLEIKRIYDLMQISYDHFIKTTNQNHQKAVQSIFDKLWQQGDIYLGQYQGLYSVAEEAYVSEKDLVDGKTFNGETPILISEATYFFKLSKYQNRLLNYLKNNPNLIKPETQRKELLNLLKEPLNDLSISRTSFKWGIPVPFDKKHVIYVWIDALSNYLTGLGYHPNQNPSKQFIHYWPCDLHVIGKDILRFHLIYWPILLMALKIELPKQFLAHPWILFDKNKMSKSKGNVLYIDDLLKFFPIDTIRYFVLHEIPYASDGNITYELLVERHNSDLVNLFGNVVHRIFGMIKSYRDYQLTQVLVVPKNHQDFDLSQKVLSVLPLVRQKIKASKVGESLEEVEKLARFINKYIDLVKPWKLAQLPEKKTLLDYVLYSLTETLRFLGVLLKPFLPQTAEKILYQIKAQDVTFESLNTFGLLPSQKLIPDEMLFQRIDLETVLSNTNTTNH, encoded by the coding sequence ATGCAATCAAAAACAAAATTTTATCTTTCTACTTCTATTGCTTATACTTCTGGCATTCCTCACGTTGGTAATGTTTATGAAGTTATTTTGGCTGATGCAATTGCTCGTTTTAAACGCTTAGATGGTTATGATGTTTTTTTTCAAACAGGAACTGATGAACACGGACAAAAAATCGAACAAAAAGCTTCCCTACAAGCTATCCCGCCGCAATTATATGTTAATCATGTTTCTTTAGAAATTAAAAGAATTTATGATTTGATGCAAATTAGCTATGATCATTTTATTAAAACAACTAATCAAAATCATCAAAAAGCAGTTCAATCGATTTTTGATAAGTTATGGCAACAAGGAGATATTTATTTAGGTCAATATCAAGGTTTATATTCGGTCGCCGAAGAAGCTTATGTTTCGGAAAAAGATTTAGTTGATGGCAAAACTTTTAATGGCGAAACTCCTATTTTAATCAGTGAAGCTACTTATTTTTTTAAATTATCTAAATACCAAAATCGCCTTTTAAATTATTTAAAAAACAACCCTAATTTAATCAAACCAGAAACCCAAAGAAAAGAACTTTTAAATCTCTTAAAAGAACCCTTAAATGATTTATCGATTTCAAGAACTTCTTTTAAATGGGGTATTCCTGTTCCTTTCGATAAAAAACATGTTATTTATGTTTGGATTGATGCTTTAAGTAATTATTTAACTGGTTTAGGTTATCATCCTAATCAAAACCCTAGTAAACAATTTATTCATTATTGGCCTTGTGATTTGCATGTCATTGGGAAAGATATTTTAAGATTTCATTTAATTTATTGGCCTATTTTATTAATGGCACTTAAAATTGAATTACCCAAACAATTTTTAGCTCATCCTTGGATTTTATTTGATAAAAATAAAATGTCAAAATCAAAAGGAAACGTTTTATATATTGATGATTTATTAAAATTTTTTCCCATTGATACTATTCGTTATTTTGTTTTGCATGAAATTCCTTACGCAAGTGACGGCAATATTACTTATGAACTGTTAGTAGAAAGACATAATAGTGATTTAGTTAATCTTTTTGGAAATGTAGTTCATCGTATTTTTGGAATGATTAAAAGTTATCGTGATTACCAACTCACTCAAGTTTTGGTTGTCCCTAAAAACCATCAAGATTTTGATTTATCACAAAAAGTTTTATCAGTTTTACCTTTAGTTCGTCAAAAAATTAAAGCTTCTAAGGTAGGTGAATCTTTAGAGGAGGTTGAAAAGTTAGCTCGCTTTATTAATAAATATATTGATTTGGTGAAACCTTGGAAATTAGCTCAATTACCAGAAAAAAAAACTTTGTTAGATTATGTTTTATATTCTTTAACAGAAACTTTAAGATTTTTAGGAGTTTTATTAAAGCCTTTTTTGCCTCAAACAGCCGAAAAAATTCTTTATCAAATTAAAGCTCAAGATGTCACTTTCGAAAGTTTAAATACTTTTGGCTTACTGCCAAGCCAAAAACTGATACCAGATGAAATGTTATTTCAACGTATAGATTTAGAGACTGTTTTGTCTAATACAAACACCACAAATCATTAA